From a single bacterium genomic region:
- a CDS encoding DUF3343 domain-containing protein yields MILIFRGTHQVLSAEKRLKGGGVPMRLIPVPRLLTSDCGLAIRIPLDQRDRAREILSGSRLLPVSAHLLRGGGGYDPVSF; encoded by the coding sequence ATGATCCTCATCTTCCGGGGCACCCACCAGGTCCTGTCGGCAGAGAAGCGGCTGAAGGGGGGCGGCGTCCCGATGCGCCTGATCCCGGTCCCCCGCCTCCTCACTTCCGATTGCGGACTCGCGATCCGGATCCCCCTCGACCAGCGCGACCGCGCCCGGGAGATCCTGTCGGGGTCGCGTCTGCTACCCGTGTCCGCCCACCTTCTCCGCGGGGGCGGGGGGTACGACCCTGTTTCCTTTTGA
- the rsfS gene encoding ribosome silencing factor encodes MTTRDILLRCAGLAREKKGFDILALDVREHAGFTDYFLICSGSSDRQVQALSRHIAETLKKERGIRALGTEGLREGRWVLLDYGDFVVHVFQDSVREFYNFDQLWGTAPEVPVPGE; translated from the coding sequence ATCACCACGCGGGACATACTGCTTCGATGCGCCGGTCTCGCGCGGGAGAAGAAGGGATTCGACATCCTCGCCCTCGATGTCCGGGAGCACGCCGGCTTCACCGACTACTTTCTCATCTGCTCGGGGAGTTCCGACCGGCAGGTCCAGGCCCTTTCGAGGCACATCGCGGAGACGCTGAAGAAGGAGCGGGGGATCAGGGCCCTCGGCACCGAAGGGCTTCGCGAGGGGCGATGGGTGCTCCTCGACTACGGTGATTTCGTTGTGCACGTGTTCCAGGACAGCGTGCGCGAGTTCTACAACTTCGACCAGTTGTGGGGAACGGCGCCCGAGGTGCCGGTTCCCGGGGAATAA
- a CDS encoding LysM peptidoglycan-binding domain-containing protein, which translates to MRSVLVAAGFLLLLVSIPSFGGTVDVSLPATAERAVGAADGTDAGNPADPGPASTAVPPTTAAPGKPAAIPAARAPEVPPAPAPLVLRRDLPAPVVSAVPAPKAPPWTLPILATPARTAVQPRLPSVPTASFVRPPSEKSSDKVLSSGEVDLQVTKNLEDDPEEGEGMGEAFFATASTEVEKGEEGAFSGITSPIEKFIRYFQTRGRHRFELYLSRSGKYVGMMQKILAQYGLPEDLIYVALIESGFSPKAYSVAHAAGPWQFISATGRRYGLRIDWWADERRDAEKSTHAAASYLRDLYGMFESWPLAAAAYNAGEGKIQKAVVRYKSDDFSELIRHSYLKQETKDYVPKMLAALTIAKDPEKYGFGDVAYEDPIDLRTVTVPGGTDLEALARLLEVPVEEVRDWNPELRRFCTPPNRERYDLRLSADAARIAEERMEEIRVQAKITFLQHNVRKGETLQALADRYDATVPVLKELNGLRQNSLRGTTRLVIPVTGLTDADTVPGTEISPDRLTMAHMRTKERGRRARVRGGGRHGSGYAVIVRKGDTLGRLAKRHRVRTKELANVNGLTTRSILKVGSRLVLPERSGAAQKGRKKGTRYKVHKGDTLDRIARVYGVTVDHLADRNQLKVSQPIHPGLVLVIPQES; encoded by the coding sequence TTGAGGAGCGTCTTGGTGGCGGCGGGATTCCTCCTGCTGCTCGTGTCGATCCCTTCCTTTGGGGGAACCGTGGACGTCTCTTTGCCGGCGACGGCGGAGAGAGCGGTGGGCGCTGCCGATGGGACGGATGCCGGGAATCCGGCGGACCCCGGGCCCGCCTCCACTGCCGTTCCACCGACGACGGCGGCGCCGGGCAAACCGGCGGCGATTCCCGCCGCTCGCGCTCCCGAGGTTCCCCCGGCTCCGGCACCGCTGGTTCTCAGGCGGGATCTGCCTGCCCCGGTGGTTTCCGCCGTTCCCGCTCCCAAGGCACCCCCGTGGACTCTCCCCATCCTGGCGACCCCCGCCCGGACCGCCGTGCAGCCCCGGCTCCCCTCCGTCCCGACGGCCTCGTTCGTCAGGCCTCCTTCGGAAAAGAGCTCCGACAAGGTCCTCTCTTCCGGCGAGGTCGACCTGCAGGTGACGAAAAACCTCGAGGACGATCCGGAAGAAGGGGAGGGGATGGGAGAAGCGTTCTTCGCGACCGCCTCGACGGAGGTGGAGAAAGGCGAGGAGGGAGCCTTCTCCGGGATCACGAGCCCGATCGAAAAGTTCATCCGCTACTTCCAGACCCGGGGGCGGCACCGGTTCGAACTATATCTGTCGCGCTCGGGAAAGTACGTCGGGATGATGCAGAAGATCCTCGCCCAGTACGGACTCCCCGAGGATCTCATCTACGTCGCGCTGATCGAAAGCGGATTCTCCCCCAAGGCGTACTCCGTCGCGCATGCGGCCGGGCCCTGGCAATTCATCTCGGCGACCGGGCGCAGGTACGGCCTCCGCATCGACTGGTGGGCCGACGAGCGGCGGGACGCCGAGAAGTCGACGCATGCCGCCGCTTCCTACCTTCGCGACCTCTACGGGATGTTCGAGTCGTGGCCGCTCGCCGCCGCCGCGTACAATGCGGGCGAGGGAAAGATCCAGAAGGCGGTCGTGCGGTACAAGTCCGACGATTTCTCCGAGCTCATCCGTCACAGCTACCTGAAGCAGGAGACGAAGGATTACGTCCCCAAGATGCTGGCGGCGCTGACCATCGCCAAGGATCCCGAGAAATACGGATTCGGCGATGTCGCCTACGAGGACCCGATCGATCTGCGCACCGTGACGGTGCCGGGAGGGACCGACCTGGAGGCGCTGGCCCGGCTCCTCGAGGTCCCGGTGGAGGAGGTCCGCGACTGGAACCCGGAGCTTCGGCGGTTCTGCACCCCCCCGAACCGTGAGCGGTACGACCTCCGGCTCTCCGCCGACGCGGCGCGGATCGCCGAGGAGCGGATGGAGGAGATCCGCGTCCAGGCGAAGATCACATTCCTCCAGCACAACGTCCGCAAGGGAGAAACGCTGCAGGCGCTGGCCGACCGGTACGATGCGACGGTCCCGGTCCTCAAGGAGTTGAACGGGCTGAGGCAGAACTCTCTCCGGGGGACCACGCGCCTGGTGATCCCCGTGACGGGATTGACGGATGCGGATACGGTTCCCGGGACCGAGATTTCGCCGGACCGTCTCACGATGGCGCACATGCGGACGAAGGAGAGAGGCCGAAGGGCGCGCGTCCGGGGAGGCGGGCGTCACGGATCGGGTTATGCCGTTATCGTCCGGAAGGGGGACACGCTGGGTCGCCTTGCGAAGCGGCACAGGGTCCGGACGAAGGAGCTCGCGAACGTGAACGGACTGACGACGAGGTCGATACTGAAGGTGGGCTCGCGCCTCGTCCTGCCCGAACGGTCCGGCGCGGCGCAGAAAGGCCGGAAGAAGGGCACGCGCTACAAGGTGCACAAAGGAGACACGCTCGACCGGATCGCGCGCGTATACGGCGTCACGGTCGACCATCTCGCGGATCGGAACCAGCTGAAGGTAAGCCAGCCGATCCACCCGGGCCTCGTTCTGGTCATCCCGCAGGAGTCCTGA
- a CDS encoding aminotransferase class V-fold PLP-dependent enzyme yields the protein MPRYVPFIYLDNAATSLPKPPGVAKAVGEAVLRAGNPGRSGHALSIRSARDLFVARERLAELFGYADSSRFAFTENATVALNQAIKGVLRRGDHVVTTSVEHNSVMRPLRRMEEGGVRVTVVPAGSDGVTEARDMIAAFRKETRLIAMVHASNVSGALQPVDAVVAAARRRGILTLIDAAQTAGSVPIDLSSLPADLLAASGHKGLLGPQGTGFLFVREGVPIVPLIEGGTGSRSESDRQPEFFPDALESGTQNSVGAAGLAVSLAWILRKGVGTIRRREVSLVGLLLDGLAGIPGVTVYGPASPARRGAVVSFRVEGMDPAEVGARLEKRSGVLVRAGLHCSPNGHRVLGTFPAGTVRVSPGPFTTRAEIAVFLSALRKIRIPST from the coding sequence CTGCCCCGGTACGTCCCGTTCATATACCTCGACAACGCGGCGACCTCCCTGCCCAAGCCTCCCGGGGTGGCGAAGGCCGTGGGGGAAGCGGTCCTGAGGGCCGGGAATCCCGGTCGATCGGGGCACGCCCTCTCCATCCGCTCCGCCCGCGACCTGTTCGTCGCGCGGGAGCGCCTCGCCGAACTGTTCGGGTACGCCGACAGCTCCCGGTTCGCTTTCACGGAAAACGCCACCGTCGCGCTGAACCAGGCGATCAAGGGGGTGCTCCGTCGGGGCGACCACGTCGTCACCACCTCCGTGGAGCACAACTCGGTGATGCGGCCCCTGCGCCGGATGGAGGAGGGGGGCGTTCGCGTCACGGTCGTCCCCGCGGGGAGCGACGGGGTGACGGAGGCGCGGGACATGATCGCCGCGTTCCGGAAGGAGACGCGGCTGATCGCCATGGTGCACGCATCGAACGTGTCCGGGGCGCTGCAGCCGGTGGACGCCGTCGTCGCGGCGGCGCGCCGCCGCGGGATCCTGACGCTGATCGACGCCGCGCAGACGGCGGGGTCCGTTCCGATCGACCTTTCCTCGCTGCCGGCGGACCTGCTGGCCGCCTCCGGTCACAAGGGACTTCTCGGACCGCAGGGAACCGGTTTTCTTTTCGTTCGGGAGGGGGTGCCGATCGTCCCGCTGATCGAGGGGGGGACGGGGAGCCGCTCCGAGTCCGATCGCCAGCCGGAATTCTTCCCCGACGCCCTCGAGTCCGGGACGCAGAACAGCGTGGGGGCGGCCGGGCTCGCCGTCTCCCTCGCGTGGATCCTGCGAAAGGGGGTCGGGACGATCCGCCGCAGGGAGGTCTCCCTCGTCGGACTGCTGCTTGACGGTTTGGCGGGAATCCCCGGGGTGACGGTTTACGGGCCGGCGAGTCCGGCGCGCCGGGGGGCGGTGGTGTCGTTCCGGGTGGAGGGGATGGACCCGGCGGAAGTGGGGGCGCGTCTTGAGAAGAGGAGCGGCGTGCTGGTTCGGGCGGGGCTGCACTGTTCCCCGAACGGTCACCGCGTCCTCGGAACCTTCCCCGCCGGGACCGTACGCGTGAGTCCGGGCCCCTTCACGACGCGCGCGGAGATCGCGGTGTTCCTGTCCGCCCTCCGGAAGATCCGGATCCCTTCGACCTGA
- the rfaE2 gene encoding D-glycero-beta-D-manno-heptose 1-phosphate adenylyltransferase, which translates to MPRRPEHPGIPEDPTARVIPRRSVRALCSRLRGEGKRIVFTNGCFDLLHAGHAQYLRRAAALGDVLLVGLNSDASVRRLKGEGRPLQKAADRAYLLASLSCVSYVTVFPEDTPARLIREVVPHVLVKGGDWKGKEIVGSDVVRAHGGSVKTIRFLPGRSTTSILARTAEIRSKGSGSSGGRTGTPRSPRAS; encoded by the coding sequence ATGCCTCGCAGACCGGAACACCCGGGCATACCGGAAGACCCGACGGCCCGCGTGATTCCCCGCCGGAGCGTGCGGGCCCTCTGCTCCCGCCTCCGTGGCGAGGGGAAGCGGATCGTCTTCACCAACGGCTGCTTCGATCTCCTGCATGCCGGGCACGCGCAATATCTCCGGCGGGCGGCGGCGCTGGGCGACGTTCTCCTGGTGGGATTGAACAGCGACGCCTCCGTCCGCCGCCTGAAGGGGGAGGGGCGGCCGCTGCAGAAGGCCGCGGACCGCGCGTATCTTCTCGCCTCGCTCTCCTGCGTATCCTACGTGACGGTCTTTCCCGAGGACACCCCGGCGAGACTGATCCGGGAGGTGGTCCCGCACGTCCTCGTCAAGGGGGGGGACTGGAAAGGGAAGGAGATCGTCGGGTCGGACGTGGTTCGCGCGCACGGGGGTTCCGTAAAGACGATCCGGTTCCTCCCCGGCCGCTCGACGACCTCGATCCTGGCGCGGACCGCGGAGATCAGGTCGAAGGGATCCGGATCTTCCGGAGGGCGGACAGGAACACCGCGATCTCCGCGCGCGTCGTGA
- a CDS encoding DUF721 domain-containing protein, translated as MRRKDAAPLSSILDAFLESLRIPHVAFLVSLRKRWPEIAGTPVSRNATPLSLRNGVLTVAVRNHAWAQELRMSKTTMLERIRETAGERIPVSDIRFAVGSLASAGEAETPPSGEPPATAGPDPEGLSAVADPETRESLRAIFRRSGGK; from the coding sequence GTGAGACGGAAAGACGCGGCGCCCCTGTCGTCGATCCTCGACGCGTTCCTCGAGTCGCTTCGGATCCCGCACGTCGCCTTCCTCGTGTCGCTGCGGAAGAGGTGGCCGGAGATCGCCGGCACGCCGGTTTCGCGGAACGCAACACCCCTGTCGCTGCGGAACGGCGTCCTCACGGTCGCCGTGCGGAACCACGCATGGGCGCAGGAACTCCGGATGAGCAAGACCACCATGCTCGAGAGGATCCGGGAGACGGCGGGAGAAAGGATCCCGGTAAGCGACATCCGGTTCGCCGTGGGCTCCCTCGCTTCGGCCGGGGAGGCGGAGACCCCGCCGTCCGGGGAGCCCCCGGCCACAGCCGGTCCCGACCCGGAAGGACTGTCCGCCGTGGCCGACCCGGAGACGCGCGAAAGCCTGCGCGCCATCTTCCGGCGATCCGGCGGGAAGTGA
- a CDS encoding carbon-nitrogen family hydrolase: MPVPPFLAAALQFRVDVADVPANRGRAVRLIEEATARGARLCVLPEMWSTGFAEERLLPLSRTTPEILHELRSLAARLKVVVAGSLPERVGRGVYNTLYVVNATGVVTGEYRKAHLFSPSGETRWFRRGVSADVVPTDVGALGPLICYDLRFPELSRKYFLGGAGVLCVSSQWPSVRRAHWRILTVARAVESQAYVVASNAVGPSGPFRYAGDSVIVSPGGERLASVGEEEGMALATIDPAVVLETRRRIPCLADRNTRAYRKTRRPA, from the coding sequence ATGCCCGTCCCGCCGTTCCTCGCCGCCGCGCTGCAGTTCCGGGTCGACGTAGCCGACGTTCCCGCGAACCGGGGGCGCGCGGTTCGCCTCATCGAGGAGGCGACGGCGCGGGGGGCGCGCCTTTGCGTCCTGCCGGAAATGTGGAGCACGGGGTTCGCGGAGGAACGCCTTCTCCCGCTCTCCCGGACGACCCCGGAGATCCTCCACGAGCTTCGGTCGCTTGCCGCGCGGCTCAAGGTGGTCGTCGCGGGGTCCCTTCCGGAACGGGTCGGACGCGGGGTGTATAACACCCTCTACGTCGTGAACGCCACGGGCGTCGTCACCGGGGAGTACCGGAAGGCCCATCTGTTCTCCCCTTCCGGGGAGACCCGCTGGTTCCGGAGGGGTGTCTCCGCGGATGTCGTCCCCACGGACGTGGGGGCCCTGGGGCCCCTCATCTGCTACGACCTCCGGTTTCCGGAACTTTCCCGGAAATATTTCCTCGGCGGGGCGGGGGTTCTGTGCGTGTCGTCCCAGTGGCCTTCCGTACGGCGCGCCCATTGGCGAATCCTCACGGTCGCCCGGGCGGTCGAAAGCCAGGCATACGTCGTCGCGTCGAACGCCGTCGGACCGTCGGGCCCCTTCCGCTACGCGGGCGACTCGGTGATCGTCTCCCCCGGCGGCGAACGCCTCGCTTCGGTCGGCGAGGAGGAAGGGATGGCCCTGGCGACGATCGACCCGGCCGTCGTCCTGGAAACCCGAAGGAGGATCCCATGCCTCGCAGACCGGAACACCCGGGCATACCGGAAGACCCGACGGCCCGCGTGA
- the proB gene encoding glutamate 5-kinase, which yields MSPERIPTKHGMAGSRLSGVRRVVVKLGSGTVTDPGKGLREPTIRALSAQLSSAWTESGVSFVVVTSGAIAAGRKKLGMTERPRTVALKQAAAAVGQTSLMRAYERAFEKRGRHVAQLLLTHEDFEDRDRYVNARNTLLTLLSRGIVPIVNENDTVATEEIRLEGDGGGANDHLAMLVTQMIGADLLILLTDSDGLFTKDPHRHPDARRIPVVRDIDDESIRTAVGRHISAEGTGGMASKIQAARVLSASGVPVVIASGLSRRSVLDALAGKDAGTLILPRAAGKLSSRKMWIAYARHSQGTVLVDDGARKVLLEGGKSLLPAGVIGVQGRFHPGDMVSIADRRGRVFARGIARWGSEQADRGKGKRSAEVRDLLGPETPAEVVHRDDLTILPPSGNPESKKGASSR from the coding sequence ATGTCGCCTGAGCGCATCCCCACGAAGCACGGAATGGCGGGGTCCCGGCTCTCCGGGGTCCGGCGGGTCGTGGTCAAGCTGGGGAGCGGCACGGTCACCGACCCCGGGAAGGGGCTGCGGGAGCCGACCATCCGCGCACTCTCCGCGCAACTCTCCTCCGCCTGGACGGAATCGGGCGTCTCCTTCGTCGTGGTCACCTCCGGGGCGATCGCCGCGGGGAGGAAGAAGCTGGGGATGACGGAGCGCCCCCGGACGGTGGCGCTCAAGCAGGCCGCGGCCGCCGTGGGGCAGACTTCCCTGATGCGTGCCTACGAGCGGGCGTTCGAGAAGCGCGGTCGCCACGTCGCCCAGCTGCTCCTCACCCACGAGGATTTCGAGGACCGGGACCGGTATGTGAACGCGAGGAACACGCTTCTCACCCTGCTCTCCCGGGGGATCGTCCCGATCGTCAACGAGAACGACACGGTGGCCACCGAGGAGATCCGCCTGGAAGGGGACGGGGGGGGTGCGAACGACCACCTTGCGATGCTGGTGACCCAGATGATCGGGGCGGACCTGCTGATCCTGCTCACCGACAGCGACGGGCTCTTCACGAAGGATCCCCATCGGCACCCCGACGCCCGCCGGATCCCTGTCGTGAGGGACATCGACGACGAATCGATCCGGACCGCCGTCGGCCGGCACATCTCCGCGGAGGGAACCGGGGGAATGGCGTCGAAGATCCAGGCGGCAAGGGTCCTCTCGGCATCCGGGGTGCCGGTCGTCATCGCCTCGGGGCTCTCCCGGAGGTCGGTGCTCGACGCGCTCGCCGGGAAGGACGCGGGGACGCTCATCCTGCCGCGTGCCGCCGGGAAGCTTTCGAGCCGCAAGATGTGGATCGCGTACGCCCGACACTCCCAGGGAACCGTCCTGGTGGACGACGGCGCGAGGAAGGTGCTGCTGGAGGGAGGGAAGAGCCTCCTCCCCGCGGGAGTGATCGGGGTGCAGGGACGGTTCCATCCGGGAGACATGGTCTCCATCGCCGACCGCCGGGGGCGCGTCTTCGCGCGTGGGATCGCCCGGTGGGGCAGCGAACAGGCGGACCGGGGAAAGGGAAAGCGCAGCGCGGAAGTCCGCGACCTCCTGGGGCCGGAAACCCCGGCGGAGGTCGTCCACCGCGACGATCTGACGATCCTGCCGCCATCCGGCAATCCGGAATCGAAGAAAGGAGCGTCATCGCGATGA
- a CDS encoding tetratricopeptide repeat protein, translating into MAVRLLFLLFVVILVAFSYISLLNGQHVPFYYSENRRLDISVSELSILAFSLGAAMVILGTLVKDVTAASRNWRERREKQRRDAARARAARAGELVQRGMLPEAVKELTRSLAVNPDDREALDLLATAQAELGSPLEAVKALTRMKQIDPSDLSVYIRLARQYREMNDPEAALATLKAVEATEEENPRVWEAIRDIHLARGEMVQAYNEQKKLMKLRGKDASRAEQALFLSLRYEKALVRLAQGKGDDAERRLRDVIRDDPSFCAAHIALSEQLRARSLDDATEVLLQGFRATRNPVFLIKLEDLCVETERPQAMIRIYSRLQQEFPSDYDVNLFVGKFFLRLEMIDEGMEQLLKAETLGPERESVNILLAEAFRRRGRYESASLHYQRAFGYKRRYLIPFRCSSCGTSTIKWTARCPSCGIWNGYAIDHGNREYAVSATSR; encoded by the coding sequence ATGGCGGTTCGCCTTCTTTTTCTGCTCTTCGTCGTCATCCTCGTCGCGTTCTCCTACATTTCCCTTCTGAACGGCCAGCATGTGCCGTTCTACTACTCCGAGAACCGGCGGCTGGACATCTCGGTCAGCGAGCTGTCGATCCTCGCCTTCTCCCTCGGTGCGGCGATGGTCATCCTCGGTACGCTGGTCAAGGACGTGACCGCGGCGTCGCGGAACTGGCGGGAACGCCGGGAGAAGCAGCGTCGGGACGCCGCGCGGGCACGGGCGGCCAGGGCGGGGGAGCTGGTGCAGCGGGGAATGCTCCCGGAGGCGGTCAAGGAGCTGACGCGCAGCCTCGCCGTCAACCCGGACGACCGGGAGGCCCTGGATCTCCTCGCGACCGCGCAGGCGGAGCTCGGCAGTCCCCTCGAGGCCGTGAAAGCCCTCACCCGGATGAAGCAGATCGATCCGTCGGACCTCTCGGTGTACATCCGGCTGGCGCGCCAGTACCGGGAGATGAACGACCCCGAGGCGGCGCTGGCGACGCTGAAGGCGGTCGAGGCGACGGAAGAGGAGAATCCCCGTGTATGGGAGGCGATCCGGGATATCCACCTCGCGCGCGGAGAGATGGTCCAGGCGTACAACGAGCAGAAGAAGCTCATGAAGCTCCGGGGGAAGGACGCCTCGCGCGCCGAGCAGGCGTTGTTCCTCTCCCTCCGGTACGAGAAGGCGCTCGTCCGCCTCGCGCAGGGGAAGGGGGACGACGCCGAGCGACGGCTCCGGGACGTGATCAGGGACGACCCGTCCTTCTGCGCCGCCCACATCGCCCTCTCCGAGCAGCTTCGGGCGCGGAGCCTCGACGATGCGACCGAGGTCCTCCTGCAGGGGTTCCGGGCGACGCGCAATCCCGTCTTCCTCATCAAGCTCGAGGACCTCTGCGTCGAAACCGAGCGCCCGCAGGCGATGATCCGGATCTATTCCCGGCTTCAGCAGGAATTCCCGTCCGACTACGACGTCAACCTCTTCGTGGGAAAATTTTTCCTGCGGCTCGAGATGATCGACGAGGGGATGGAACAGTTGTTGAAGGCCGAAACCCTGGGCCCGGAGCGCGAGTCGGTGAACATCCTGCTCGCGGAGGCGTTCCGGCGAAGGGGGCGGTATGAATCGGCGAGCCTGCACTACCAGCGGGCCTTCGGCTACAAGCGGAGATACCTCATCCCGTTCCGATGCTCGTCCTGCGGCACCTCCACCATCAAGTGGACCGCCCGGTGCCCCTCCTGCGGGATCTGGAACGGGTACGCCATCGACCACGGGAACCGGGAGTACGCCGTCTCCGCCACTTCCCGCTGA
- a CDS encoding glutamate-5-semialdehyde dehydrogenase: MTVNETTGALVERICRAAKAASPPLSRAGTAARNDALRAMARGVRDRAAFLKAENAGDVAAGEAQGLSGAMIDRLRLTDRVIAQMADGIDEVAALPDPLGGIERLSPRPNGLLVGRMRIPLGVIAIIYESRPNVTADAAALCIKSGNAVILRGGSEAIRSNVAIAGILREALAGAGLPEDAVSLVPRTDRAAIDALLTKEEYIDLVIPRGGEGLIRSVAEKSRIPVIKHFKGVCHVYVDEGADVPLAVRVCLNAKAQRPGVCNAMETLLVHEGVASAFLPEAAKALTAAGVAIRGCPETVRLVPAAVPALASDWGTEFLDLILAVRVVPSMDAAMEHIRAHGSLHTEAILTRDHGRAMRFLREVDSSLVLVNASTRFNDGYQLGLGAEIGISTTKIHAFGPMGLTELTTTKFVAFGDGQVRQ; encoded by the coding sequence ATGACCGTGAACGAGACGACCGGGGCGTTGGTGGAACGGATCTGCCGGGCGGCGAAGGCGGCGTCCCCGCCGCTGTCCCGCGCCGGGACCGCGGCCCGCAACGACGCCCTTCGCGCGATGGCGCGGGGAGTGCGCGACCGGGCGGCGTTCCTGAAGGCGGAAAACGCCGGGGACGTGGCGGCCGGTGAGGCACAAGGCCTTTCCGGCGCGATGATCGACCGCCTGCGCCTCACCGACAGGGTGATCGCGCAGATGGCGGACGGGATCGACGAGGTGGCGGCGCTTCCGGACCCTCTCGGGGGGATCGAGCGGCTTTCCCCCCGCCCCAACGGCCTTCTGGTCGGCCGGATGCGGATCCCCCTCGGGGTGATCGCGATCATCTACGAGTCGCGCCCCAACGTCACCGCGGACGCCGCGGCCCTGTGCATCAAGTCGGGGAACGCCGTGATCCTGCGCGGGGGGTCGGAGGCGATCCGCTCGAACGTGGCGATCGCCGGGATCCTTCGGGAAGCGCTCGCCGGCGCCGGCCTCCCGGAGGACGCCGTTTCCCTCGTCCCCAGGACCGACCGCGCCGCGATCGACGCCCTGCTCACCAAGGAGGAGTACATCGACCTCGTCATCCCGCGGGGAGGCGAGGGGCTCATCCGGAGCGTGGCGGAAAAGTCCCGCATCCCGGTGATCAAGCATTTCAAGGGGGTCTGCCACGTCTACGTGGACGAGGGAGCGGATGTCCCGCTGGCGGTGCGGGTCTGCCTGAACGCGAAGGCGCAGCGCCCCGGCGTCTGCAACGCCATGGAAACCCTCCTCGTGCACGAGGGGGTCGCTTCCGCGTTCCTTCCCGAGGCGGCGAAGGCGCTCACCGCCGCGGGCGTCGCGATCCGCGGCTGCCCCGAGACGGTGCGCCTCGTCCCGGCGGCCGTTCCCGCCCTGGCGTCGGACTGGGGAACGGAATTCCTCGACCTCATCCTCGCGGTCCGCGTCGTCCCCTCGATGGACGCGGCGATGGAGCACATCCGTGCGCACGGGTCCCTGCATACCGAGGCGATCCTCACCCGCGACCACGGCCGCGCGATGCGCTTCCTGCGCGAGGTCGACTCGTCGCTCGTGCTGGTGAACGCCTCGACCCGCTTCAACGACGGCTACCAGCTCGGGCTGGGCGCGGAGATCGGCATCAGCACGACGAAGATCCACGCCTTCGGTCCGATGGGGCTGACCGAACTCACCACGACCAAGTTCGTCGCCTTCGGCGACGGCCAGGTGCGGCAGTAG
- the nadD gene encoding nicotinate-nucleotide adenylyltransferase translates to MGGGSRRIGIFGGTFDPFHNGHLRMALEVMETLSLPELFLVPSARPPHKPSRPMAAAEDRLAMASAAVAGIEGISVLDLELRREGPSYSLPTVREVSEGNPGADLLFLIGADAFAEIATWHRYRDLLAACDFLLLPRPGIAPEASFPPGIRIEPEGNRCYTLPGCSYRLPGGRRILCPALPVLDISSRSIREKVRRGRSLRGLVPPEVERYITDHGLYRGEERG, encoded by the coding sequence GTGGGCGGGGGGAGTCGTCGGATCGGCATCTTCGGCGGCACCTTCGACCCGTTCCACAACGGCCACCTTCGGATGGCCTTGGAGGTCATGGAGACCCTCTCGCTGCCCGAGCTCTTCCTCGTTCCGTCGGCCCGCCCGCCCCACAAGCCTTCCCGGCCGATGGCCGCCGCGGAGGACCGCCTCGCGATGGCGTCCGCCGCCGTCGCCGGGATCGAAGGGATCTCGGTCCTGGACCTCGAGCTGCGCCGCGAAGGCCCGTCGTACTCCCTGCCCACGGTCCGGGAAGTGTCGGAAGGGAACCCCGGCGCCGACCTCCTGTTCCTGATCGGCGCCGACGCGTTCGCGGAGATCGCCACATGGCACCGGTACCGCGATCTTCTCGCGGCATGCGATTTCCTGCTGCTCCCCAGGCCCGGGATCGCGCCCGAGGCGTCGTTTCCCCCGGGAATCCGCATTGAACCGGAGGGGAACCGCTGTTATACTCTCCCCGGGTGTTCCTACCGTCTCCCCGGCGGGCGCAGGATCCTTTGCCCGGCCCTTCCGGTCCTGGACATTTCGTCGCGTTCCATCCGGGAAAAGGTTCGGCGGGGGAGATCGCTCCGGGGGCTGGTGCCGCCCGAGGTCGAGCGGTACATCACGGACCACGGCCTGTACCGTGGGGAAGAAAGAGGGTAG